The DNA window GGCTGGGCCTACAAGGTGGGCGACGTGTTTTCAGAGACACACCCCACCCGTCAGGCAGCATTCCGGGCTGCAGAGCAGGCCGCGGCGGCGCATCGAAGCGAAGGCAGCGACGAGATGATCGAATATCAGGACCGGCGGGGCCGCTGGCATGAAGAATTCGAGACCGGAGAAAGCCGGCCGACAACGAAGGTGGCGCAGCGGCCTTCGACCGACCTTTGAAGCCGTTGAAAGGAGGCGGGGAGCAGGAGCAATGTCCGAGGAAGACCGCAACCGACCGCGCAAGAGGGCCGATGTCAGGGCGATCCTGATCGCCGCCGCCATCATTGTCGTCGTGCTGATTCTTTTCCTGCTCTATGGTGGCGGGTTCGGCACCGCCCCGGATACCACGTCCGGGGGAGCCGATCCGGACAGCATCCCCACCCAGGCGGAGGAAACGGCGCCGACCACCGGGACTGAAAGGTAGCGCCCAAGGTGTTCATCTGGAACCGCTTCCGCGCCTGATATGCGGAACGAATCGGCTACCCGGCCGTTGTGGAGATACAGCGGAGGAAGGACGTTGCAGATCATCGATATCGTTGTCTCGCGCGAAAGCAAGAACAGTCCATGGGTGAATGTGGTGTTCTTGGGAGACGACGGCGAATCGGTCTCGGTGCGTCTTGCCTGCGCCATTCCCTCGGGCAGCGATGTCGGCCGCAACTACATCATAAGACGCGCCACCACGCTGCTTCGGAGCTTGGTGACATGCGAGGCTTTCAACACGCTCGGAGAAACGGTGTGGGTCCCGCGGACGGGGCGCTTCGGCACCGCTTCAGAAGCGCCCCGTGCATTGCGGCAGGTGGCAGAAAGCTGGACCGGCACCGGCGAGGAGTGAAACCGCCCATAGTCGACGCATCGGAGGCGCAATGAGCGGCGGCGAGTTGCGAGGGAAGCGGCTGGCGCCGGGCTATCCGCGCGCGGCGGTCGGTCTGCTTGCCATAGCCACCACCCTGCTGATCGTTCTCGTTCTCCGCGAAACGGCCTGGATGACCGGGACCTTGGCGCTCGCCTTCTTCGCGGCCCTGGCGCTCTGGCCGATCGATCACTGGATCCGCGCCCATCTGCCTCCCCCGCTGCGCTGGCTTGGTCATGCCGCGGCACTCGTCGTCATGCTGCTCGCCTTCCTGCTCTTCTCGGCGGGGTTGTTCTATGTGGTGCAACAGATTGCCCAAGGACTCGTGCGCTATCAGGAGCCTCTGGAACAGCTCACGCGACAGATCGGCCGATGGATCCGGATCGCCGGAGAAGGTGGCGGGGAGGGCACTGCTTCGCTCGCGGAACGCCTGGTGGATCCGGTCATCTCCATCGCCACTACGATCATGCAGTCGGTCTGGAGCTTCGCGGGTATCCTGACGCTGCTTTATTTCCTCGTTTGGCTGATTCTCCTCGAGACGCCTTCCTTTTCGGCGAAGCTTGCGGCGATGACGTCCTATCATGATGGCGCAACCCTGCGCCGAATCGTCGAGGCGACGGCCTCGCGCTTCCGCCGCTATCTCGTGGTGCGGACGGTGCTGGGGATTGCGACCGGCGCGCTCTACGTGCTCTGGCTCTGGTGGTGGAACCTCGACTTCCTCCTCGTCTGGGGTCTGTTGGCCTTCATGCTGAACTATATTCCGACCGTCGGCTCCATCATCGCCGGCATCCTGCCCATGACGCTTGCCGTGCTGCAGCGTGACCCCGCTTCGGCACTTGTCATCGGTGCGGGGCTGTTGCTGATCGAGCAGTTCATGGGCAACTATGTCGACCCGAGACTCCAAGGGAGGGAGCTTTCGATCTCTCCCCTTGTCGTGCTTGTGGCTCTCATGTTCTGGACGTGGGTCTGGGGCCTTCTCGGCGCCATCCTCGCGGTGCCGATGACCCTGGTGATCACGATCGCCTTCTCTCGCGTCGAGGCCCTCCGCCCGATCGCGCTGGCGCTCTCGAACGCGGAAGACATGGAGGATCTGAAAGACGTTACGACAGCCTGAGCGCAAAGTTGCGAAGAACCTGGCAGCAGGCCTGGAAAGAGCGGCTGCCTCTTCCCATATCGCCCGATGAATTGATCGTTTTCGGCGGCTGCCGGCAGGCGGGCGATATCGGCGCAAGATAATTGCCGATGCGGGCTTGACGGGTGCGCCAGTTGCGCGTATTACCCGCCGCGTCTGAGCCGATGTGAGGCCTTTCTCTTCGGAGCGACCCGTTCCGGAGCTTGAGCCTCAAACAGGGTTCGTTTTAACGAGCGACAGACTTTCCGGCGCATGAAGCGGATTGCCGCTTCCTCTGCTTTTGTTCGGGCAGGACCGCAGCCAAGCGGTTTGTTGCCCGAATTTGCGTTAGGAACGCTGTTTGTCGTGCGAATGGAACCTGTGTTCGCTCATGACACGAGATTGAAACAAGGGAAGGTTTGATGCCGACCGTAAGTCAGCTGATCCGCAAGCCGCGCCAAGCGCCGGTGAAGCGCAACAAGGTGCCCGCCATGGAGGCGAACCCGCAGAAGCGGGGTGTGTGCACGCGCGTCTATACGACGTCGCCGAAGAAGCCGAACTCGGCCATGCGCAAGGTGGCGAAGATCCGGCTTGCCAACGGCTTCGAGGTGATCGGCTACATTCCGGGCGAAGGCCATAACCTGCAGGAGCACTCCGTGGTGATGATCCGCGGCGGCCGCGTGAAGGACCTTCCCGGCGTGCGCTATCACATCATCCGCGGCGTGCTCGACACGCAGGGTGTGAAAAGCC is part of the Chelativorans sp. AA-79 genome and encodes:
- a CDS encoding DUF2188 domain-containing protein; the protein is MIYRVVEHDGGWAYKVGDVFSETHPTRQAAFRAAEQAAAAHRSEGSDEMIEYQDRRGRWHEEFETGESRPTTKVAQRPSTDL
- a CDS encoding AI-2E family transporter, with the protein product MSGGELRGKRLAPGYPRAAVGLLAIATTLLIVLVLRETAWMTGTLALAFFAALALWPIDHWIRAHLPPPLRWLGHAAALVVMLLAFLLFSAGLFYVVQQIAQGLVRYQEPLEQLTRQIGRWIRIAGEGGGEGTASLAERLVDPVISIATTIMQSVWSFAGILTLLYFLVWLILLETPSFSAKLAAMTSYHDGATLRRIVEATASRFRRYLVVRTVLGIATGALYVLWLWWWNLDFLLVWGLLAFMLNYIPTVGSIIAGILPMTLAVLQRDPASALVIGAGLLLIEQFMGNYVDPRLQGRELSISPLVVLVALMFWTWVWGLLGAILAVPMTLVITIAFSRVEALRPIALALSNAEDMEDLKDVTTA
- the rpsL gene encoding 30S ribosomal protein S12 yields the protein MPTVSQLIRKPRQAPVKRNKVPAMEANPQKRGVCTRVYTTSPKKPNSAMRKVAKIRLANGFEVIGYIPGEGHNLQEHSVVMIRGGRVKDLPGVRYHIIRGVLDTQGVKSRKQRRSKYGAKRPK